The proteins below are encoded in one region of Diceros bicornis minor isolate mBicDic1 chromosome 14, mDicBic1.mat.cur, whole genome shotgun sequence:
- the LOC131413877 gene encoding patr class I histocompatibility antigen, A-2 alpha chain-like codes for MRVMAPRTLFLLLSGALVLTQTWAGSHSLRYFYTVVSRPGRGEPRFIAVGYVDDTQFVRFDSDAASPRMEPRAPWMEQEGPEYWQEEMRIYKEHARIFRVELNNLRGYYNQSEAGSHTLQAVFGCDVGPKGRLLRGYSQFAYDGADYIALNEDLRSWTVADTAAQITRRKLEATGAAEHHRNYLEGKCVEWLRRYLENGKETLQRADPPKTCVTHHPISDREVTLRCWALGFYPVEITLTWQRDREDLTQDMELVETRPSGDGTFQKWAAVVVPSGEEERYTCHVQHGGLSEPLTLKWDPPPQSTIPTVGIIADLILFVVTGAVVAGAVIWRKKCSGGNGGSYTQAASSDSAQGSDVSLKAA; via the exons ATGCGGGTCATGGCGCCCCGAACCCTCTTCCTGCTGCTCTCGGGGGCCTTGGTCCTGACACAGACCTGGGCGG gctcCCACTCCCTGAGGTATTTCTACACCGTGGTGTCCCGGCCCGGCCGCGGGGAGCCCCGCTTCATCGCCGTCGGCTACGTGGACGACACGCAGTTCGTGCGGTTCGACAGCGACGCCGCGAGTCCGAGGATGGAGCCGcgggcgccgtggatggagcaggAGGGGCCGGAGTATTGGCAAGAAGAGATGCGGATCTACAAGGAGCATGCACGGATTTTCCGAGTGGAACTTAACAACCTGCGGGGCTACTACAACCAGAGCGAGGCTG GGTCTCACACCCTCCAGGCGGTGTTTGGCTGCGACGTGGGCCCAAAGGGGCGCCTTCTCCGCGGGTACAGTCAGTTCGCCTACGATGGTGCCGATTACATAGCCCTGAACGAGGACCTGCGCTCCTGGACCGTGGCGGACACGGCGGCTCAGATCACCCGGCGTAAGTTGGAGGCGACCGGTGCAGCGGAGCACCACAGGAACTACCTGGAGGGCAAGTGCGTGGAGTGGCTCCGCAGATACCTGGAGAACGGGAAGGAGACGCTACAGCGCGCAG ACCCCCCAAAGACATGTGTGACTCACCACCCCATCTCTGACCGTGAGGTCACCCTgaggtgctgggccctgggcttcTACCCTGTGGAGATCACTCTGACCTGGCAGCGGGACAGGGAGGACCTGACCCAGGACATGGAGCTTGTGGAAACCAGGCCTTCAGGGGACGGGACCTTCCAGAAGTGGGCTGCTGTGGTGGTGCCTTCTGGAGAGGAGGAGAGGTACACGTGCCACGTGCAGCACGGGGGGCTGTCTGAGCCCCTCACCCTGAAATGGG acCCGCCTCCTCAGTCCACCATCCCCACTGTGGGCATCATTGCTGACCTGATTCTCTTTGTGGTCACTGGAGCTGTGGTGGCTGGAGCTGTGATCTGGAGGAAGAAGTGCTCAG GTGGAAATGGAGGGAGCTACACTCAGGCTGCAA GTAGTGACAGTGCCCAGGGCTCTGATGTGTCTCTAAAGGCAG cATGA